From Cyprinus carpio isolate SPL01 chromosome A7, ASM1834038v1, whole genome shotgun sequence, a single genomic window includes:
- the LOC122145698 gene encoding glycoprotein gp100-like, which produces MGDFGVVSYLADADGNVIVGPTAPVPTCRSTTPSNRSIPTPASPVTPTPTSTPANTNPQNKTTATPTHQNQTPGTPRPSAPPAQIPEYQSPGSPILSNTSTPQPSTPTAGEKSMNMSTDDEQIMLKGTELVEVIHLTENVSGPETTSPSEPDECTAALKSENHENVCEKKDD; this is translated from the exons ATGGGTGATTTTGGTGTGGTGTCATATCTGGCCGATGCCGACGGAAACGTGATTGTTGGACCTACAGCTCCTGTGCCCACGTGTCGTTCAACAACACCTTCAAACAGATCAATTCCCACACCAGCCAGCCCAGTTACCCCAACTCCAACATCAACCCCGGCTAATACAAAccctcaaaataaaactacagcTACCCCGACCCACCAAAATCAAACCCCAGGTACACCACGCCCCTCAGCCCCACCTGCTCAGATCCCCGAATATCAGTCCCCAGGTTCCCCGATCCTCTCAAACACATCCACTCCTCAACCCTCCACTCCCACCGCAGGTGAGAAATCAATGAATATGTCAACGGATGATGAGCAGATTATGCTGAAAG GGACAGAGCTGGTTGAAGTCATTCATCTCACAGAAAATGTTTCTGGACCAGAGACCACATCTCCATCAGAACCAGACGAATGCACAGCAGCTCTCAAAAGCGAAAaccatgaaaatgtgtgtgaaaaaaaagatgaCTAA
- the emilin2b gene encoding EMILIN-2: MKRVLAGYAHFCAALACVSLVTFPLTDGTPSSYSLFQGSAYSGSASRQRNKNWCAFVVHKNVTCAVLAANENVMEPQLLPCPPHQPDCTQRLMYHSHMRPMYKIGYKQVTELEWRCCPGYQGHDCTELKNTPQNINVVEEPRRDVISTVNQQQSILGPEVLSETHPWSQPGQKGHHSRQLGDYEERQRESQRVQALEEEMERLSQTVLGLQAMTSANANLRLDLQEDMTKFVLNMLGNLQQPQDVKAGGIESITLPYDIRSSPGTDELQNHITQLSNTISTNTNSIQDLQMRIQNIDGQMHRLTEASSTEPLQPSSTAATSECSCQAYIDEKLSALREELLQGMDIKIADMKNACDYKVLSVQEQCEEQETSYLSLAELLDSKETELRKEIQDLRLQLPIGKTQELDNAEVQKLKDTQQILQGAIREHNATLAQISAQGHVLEARVSLAERSAEVHCLYLEEKLRRERLKEEEDQRIALEEKFNGVQRDNSTIQLLLGHDQRLEVLEKHAQLLVGSLKEDLNQTMSFETLLQRVQNLEVDSGRSQEQVRTMNGLLDGLDGRVASIEGVCGRFDPMSESLKRIKDGLNKHVNGLWTCVRQLNSTVLAHTRDINTFKANSHLSKDGQDGITDAPTGVLEGKAAVKVSMEGGQPLPSLASEEAAPRVTKVSSHTPQGINGSMPSITGYAGAPGYPGIPAAALSPDSVSAQIPLQTVQMATGVMTYVSFSAGLTLVPFPGEIGIIRFNSVLLNDGRHYDPQTGVFTVPIDGRYLLSAVLTAQAGETIEAFLSVSNRNIQKLSTAATGGRDTQDCVCGGTVSVSLALHLKRGQRTGLVLTSGTLAISASSEILSSFSGVLLYPTVGKQ, from the exons ATGAAGCGCGTCCTCGCAGGTTACGCGCACTTCTGTGCAGCGCTCGCGTGTGTTAGTCTCGTTACCTTTCCTCTGACTGATGGCACTCCGTCGAGCTACAGTCTGTTCCAGGGCAGTGCTTATTCCGGCTCTGCTTCGAGACAACGAAACAA AAACTGGTGTGCTTTTGTAGTGCATAAGAACGTGACATGCGCTGTGCTGGCGGCGAACGAAAACGTCATGGAGCCGCAGCTCCTGCCCTGTCCTCCGCATCAGCCAGACTGCACACAGCGGCTGAT GTATCATTCTCACATGAGGCCCATGTACAAAATAGGCTACAAACAAGTGACTGAACTGGAATGGAGGTGCTGTCCAGGATATCAAGGCCATGACTGTACCGAGCTAAAAAATACCCCACAGAACATCAATGTTGTTGAGGAACCACGTCGAGATGTTATTTCAACCGTCAACCAACAACAGAGCATCTTGG GACCAGAAGTGTTGTCCGAGACACATCCATGGTCTCAACCCGGGCAGAAAGGACATCATAGCCGTCAACTGGGAGATTATGAAGAGCGTCAGCGTGAGAGTCAACGAGTTCAGGCATTAGAAGAAGAAATGGAGCGTCTTTCTCAGACTGTACTCGGCCTGCAAGCCATGACTTCTGCCAATGCGAACCTACGGCTAGATTTACAGGAAGATATGACCAAATTCGTTCTAAACATGTTGGGGAATTTGCAACAGCCACAGGATGTCAAAGCGGGTGGAATCGAGAGCATTACGCTCCCATATGACATCCGTTCATCACCAGGCACTGATGAACTCCAGAACCACATTACCCAGCTCTCCAACACCATCAGTACCAATACTAATAGCATCCAAGATCTGCAGATGAGGATCCAGAACATTGATGGACAGATGCATCGATTAACAGAAGCAAGCAGCACTGAACCGCTTCAGCCTTCCTCAACAGCTGCAACCAGTGAGTGTTCATGTCAGGCATACATCGATGAGAAGCTTTCAGCCCTACGTGAGGAGCTTCTTCAAGGAATGGACATCAAAATAGCAGACATGAAGAATGCATGTGACTACAAAGTGCTGTCTGTTCAAGAACAGTGTGAGGAACAAGAAACCTCTTACTTGAGTCTAGCCGAGCTCCTTGACTCCAAAGAGACTGAACTCCGCAAAGAGATCCAAGACTTGCGCCTCCAGCTTCCCATTGGAAAAACCCAAGAGTTGGACAATGCTGAGGTCCAGAAGCTCAAGGACACCCAACAGATACTCCAAGGCGCCATTAGGGAGCACAATGCCACCCTTGCCCAGATAAGTGCACAAGGGCATGTTCTGGAGGCAAGGGTTAGTCTTGCGGAAAGGAGTGCAGAGGTACATTGCCTCTATCTTGAGGAGAAACTGAGAAGGGAAAGACTTAAGGAAGAGGAAGACCAAAGAATAGCGTTAGAAGAGAAGTTCAATGGTGTTCAACGTGATAACAGCACTATCCAGCTACTCTTGGGTCATGATCAGCGCCTGGAAGTCTTGGAGAAACATGCACAGCTCCTGGTTGGCTCTCTTAAGGAAGATCTCAATCAGACCATGAGTTTTGAAACCCTCCTGCAACGGGTGCAAAATCTAGAGGTGGATTCTGGGCGAAGCCAAGAGCAAGTGAGGACAATGAATGGCTTGCTTGATGGGCTTGATGGACGCGTGGCCAGCATTGAAGGCGTTTGTGGTCGATTTGATCCAATGTCAGAGAGTCTCAAACGAATTAAAGATGGACTGAACAAACACGTCAATGGCTTGTGGACTTGCGTCCGTCAGCTGAACAGTACAGTACTCGCACATACAAGAGACATTAACACGTTTAAAGCAAATTCACACCTCTCAAAAGACGGCCAGGATGGGATCACTGATGCACCTACAG GTGTTCTTGAAGGTAAAGCAGCTGTAAAAGTTTCCATGGAGGGAGGTCAACCACTCCCATCGCTGGCGTCTGAGGAAGCAGCACCTCGAGTAACCAAAGTCTCGTCTCACACCCCTCAGGGGATCAATGGGAGCATGCCGTCCATTACAGGCTATGCAGGAGCACCAG GTTACCCAGGGATTCCTGCTGCCGCTCTCAGTCCTGATTCCGTTTCTG CACAGATTCCACTACAGACAGTTCAAATGGCCACAG gaGTAATGACCTATGTGTCGTTTTCGGCTGGTCTGACACTTGTGCCATTCCCTGGAGAAATCGGTATCATACGATTTAACAGTGTTCTGTTAAATGATGGAAGACACTATGATCCACAAACAG gtgtgTTCACTGTGCCCATTGACGGACGGTACCTGCTCAGTGCTGTATTAACCGCTCAAGCAGGAGAAACAATCGAGGCCTTTCTCTCAGTATCCAATCGCAACATCCAGAAGCTTTCTACTGCTGCAACGGGCGGCAGAGACACTCAGGACTGTGTCTGTGGAGGGACCGTCTCTGTAAGTCTTGCTCTTCATCTGAAGAGGGGCCAGAGGACGGGACTGGTGCTCACATCAGGGACACTGGCTATTTCAGCATCCAGTGAAATCCTGTCCTCATTCAGCGGAGTTCTGCTCTACCCAACAGTAGGCAAGCAATAA